In the genome of Halapricum salinum, one region contains:
- a CDS encoding LiaF transmembrane domain-containing protein: protein MADRGRWLTGSVIVLIGVFFLLDTTDVLETSQVFLFVPSVVIALGLYMLIRHRFRHLFGPGVVLLFGIAWQLVALDYYSFGELFGTYWPVLIILFGLSLLVQRRRDATRRSHVQTSGDDSDVEILAIFGDGERRVSSDRFTHADLTVIFGDGRLDLRDATVHGTADVDAVVVFGDVEILVPESWDVRFDTTAVLGDVTDRRSSQPDKDVPDLVVSGVPVFGDITVRD from the coding sequence ATGGCAGACCGTGGCCGCTGGCTCACCGGGAGTGTCATCGTCCTGATCGGGGTGTTCTTCCTGCTGGATACCACCGACGTCCTCGAGACGAGCCAGGTGTTCCTGTTCGTCCCGTCGGTCGTGATCGCTCTCGGGCTCTACATGCTGATCCGCCATCGGTTCCGGCATCTGTTCGGCCCGGGCGTCGTCCTGCTGTTCGGGATCGCCTGGCAGCTGGTCGCGCTGGACTACTACTCCTTCGGAGAGCTTTTCGGCACGTACTGGCCCGTGTTGATCATCCTCTTCGGGCTGTCGCTGCTGGTCCAGCGGCGTCGCGACGCAACGCGGCGATCCCACGTCCAGACCAGCGGCGACGACAGCGACGTCGAGATCCTGGCGATCTTCGGGGACGGCGAGCGCCGCGTCTCCAGCGATCGATTCACCCACGCCGACCTCACGGTCATCTTCGGCGATGGCCGACTCGACCTCCGGGACGCGACCGTCCACGGGACCGCCGACGTCGACGCCGTCGTCGTCTTCGGCGACGTCGAGATTCTCGTGCCCGAGTCGTGGGACGTTCGCTTCGATACGACGGCGGTGCTCGGCGATGTCACGGACAGGCGATCCAGCCAGCCCGACAAGGATGTCCCAGATCTGGTCGTCTCGGGTGTTCCGGTGTTCGGTGATATCACGGTCCGCGATTGA
- the purH gene encoding bifunctional phosphoribosylaminoimidazolecarboxamide formyltransferase/IMP cyclohydrolase has translation MKLAGMASNRGRNLRNIADRAPGGAEFAVVLSNDEDAPILDAAAERGIPTEVVPKAEDESRREHEQRVEAALAEYDFDLVAMDGYMRILTEDFVANQPTILNVHPSLLPAFPGMDAHEQVLEAGVKQTGCTVHVVDETVDDGPIVTQEPIPVFEGDDADDLKERVLYEGEFKAYPRAVEWFAEDRVTVDREAGTVSVEGDEGGDFPARRVTSEDRAADLRYGENPHQDAALYADSTCEEASVVHAPELNDAAKGMGYNNYNDADAALNIVKEFDEPACAVIKHTNPAGAATADSISQAYADALSTDPKSAFGGIVALNRECDAATAEQIIESYKEVVVAPGYTDAALDVLAEKDSLRVLDVSDQFDVTETLTEKDLVGGRLVQERDQQALTAEDLEVVTEREPTDEQIESMLFAWQTIKHVKSNAILFAKGTETVGVGAGQVSRVDAVRIAEMKAEKDAEGKGPEGAVMASDAFFPFPDNIEVAAEAGIEAVIQPGGSKNDDSVIEAADEHDMAMVMTGTRCFRHD, from the coding sequence ATGAAACTCGCCGGTATGGCCTCCAACCGTGGCCGCAACCTTCGAAACATCGCCGACCGAGCACCCGGTGGCGCGGAGTTCGCCGTCGTTCTCTCGAACGACGAAGACGCACCGATTCTCGACGCCGCTGCCGAGCGCGGCATTCCTACGGAAGTCGTCCCGAAAGCTGAGGACGAATCGCGCCGGGAGCACGAACAGCGCGTCGAAGCCGCTCTCGCCGAGTACGACTTCGACCTCGTCGCGATGGACGGCTACATGCGCATCCTCACCGAGGACTTCGTCGCGAACCAGCCGACCATTCTGAACGTCCACCCTTCGCTCCTGCCGGCGTTCCCGGGCATGGACGCCCACGAGCAGGTGCTGGAGGCGGGCGTCAAACAGACCGGCTGTACCGTCCACGTCGTCGACGAGACCGTCGACGATGGACCGATCGTCACCCAGGAACCGATCCCGGTCTTCGAGGGCGACGACGCCGACGACCTGAAAGAGCGCGTCCTCTACGAGGGCGAGTTCAAGGCCTATCCGCGCGCAGTCGAGTGGTTCGCCGAAGACCGCGTCACTGTCGACCGCGAGGCCGGCACCGTCTCGGTCGAAGGCGACGAGGGCGGCGACTTCCCGGCTCGCCGCGTCACGTCCGAGGACCGCGCCGCGGACCTGCGCTACGGGGAGAATCCACATCAGGACGCCGCGCTCTACGCTGACTCGACCTGTGAAGAGGCCAGCGTCGTCCACGCGCCCGAACTCAACGACGCCGCGAAGGGCATGGGCTACAACAACTACAACGACGCCGACGCCGCCCTCAACATCGTCAAGGAGTTCGACGAGCCCGCCTGCGCGGTCATCAAGCACACCAACCCCGCCGGGGCCGCGACAGCCGACTCCATCTCGCAGGCGTACGCCGACGCGCTCTCGACGGACCCAAAGAGCGCGTTCGGAGGGATCGTCGCCCTGAATCGCGAGTGCGACGCCGCGACCGCCGAGCAGATCATCGAGTCCTACAAGGAGGTCGTCGTCGCGCCGGGCTACACCGACGCGGCCCTGGACGTCCTCGCCGAGAAAGACTCGCTCCGCGTGCTGGACGTGAGCGACCAGTTCGACGTGACGGAGACGCTGACCGAGAAGGACCTCGTCGGCGGGCGACTCGTCCAGGAGCGGGACCAACAGGCCCTCACGGCCGAGGACCTCGAAGTCGTCACCGAGCGCGAGCCCACCGACGAGCAGATCGAGTCGATGCTCTTCGCCTGGCAGACAATCAAGCACGTCAAATCGAACGCCATCCTCTTCGCGAAGGGCACCGAGACCGTGGGCGTCGGAGCCGGGCAGGTCTCCCGCGTCGACGCGGTCAGGATCGCCGAGATGAAAGCCGAGAAGGACGCCGAGGGGAAAGGTCCCGAGGGCGCGGTGATGGCCTCAGACGCCTTCTTCCCGTTCCCGGACAACATCGAGGTCGCCGCCGAGGCCGGCATCGAGGCCGTCATCCAGCCCGGAGGCTCGAAGAACGACGACAGCGTCATCGAGGCCGCCGACGAACACGATATGGCGATGGTCATGACCGGGACGCGGTGTTTCAGACACGACTAA
- a CDS encoding helix-turn-helix transcriptional regulator encodes MDTQRELAADLVRSPARIGILRHLRDGPATRYDLRDALDCSRTTVDRNIETLREKGWIADSVDGYELTTSGEIVLEEMSGYLETVGAAARLQPILRWMPPEAFDLDVRHLREAEVVVATESRPMAMVDRHAQAVESSPEIRMVTPVFSPQPLEAQYRNFDLPELDIEVVVPPTVASTFVSDSPAADRLAEMREAGAAEIFVTDEPIPYFVGLLGDLVQIGVDEDGQPRGLLESEADPVCEWAVEKFESYKRTAEPLERWADTEM; translated from the coding sequence ATGGACACGCAGAGAGAGCTGGCGGCAGATCTGGTTCGCTCGCCGGCTCGAATCGGAATTCTACGGCACTTGCGGGACGGTCCAGCGACGAGATACGACCTTCGTGATGCGCTTGACTGCTCGCGGACGACCGTCGATCGAAATATCGAGACCCTCCGTGAGAAGGGCTGGATCGCCGACTCGGTCGACGGCTACGAGCTGACGACGAGTGGTGAGATCGTGTTGGAGGAGATGTCGGGCTATCTGGAGACGGTCGGGGCCGCCGCCCGCCTGCAGCCCATCCTGCGGTGGATGCCACCAGAGGCGTTCGATCTGGACGTCCGTCACCTCAGAGAGGCCGAGGTTGTCGTCGCGACCGAGAGCCGGCCGATGGCGATGGTCGACAGACACGCCCAGGCGGTCGAGTCTTCCCCGGAAATCCGGATGGTGACACCGGTCTTCAGCCCGCAGCCACTGGAGGCACAGTACCGGAACTTCGACCTCCCGGAACTCGACATCGAGGTCGTCGTCCCGCCGACGGTGGCGTCGACGTTCGTCTCGGATTCGCCAGCCGCGGACCGCCTCGCGGAGATGCGCGAGGCCGGCGCGGCCGAGATCTTCGTGACCGACGAGCCGATCCCGTACTTCGTCGGCCTGCTCGGCGACCTCGTCCAGATCGGTGTCGACGAGGACGGCCAGCCCCGCGGCCTGCTCGAATCGGAAGCCGACCCGGTCTGTGAGTGGGCTGTCGAGAAGTTCGAATCCTACAAGCGAACGGCCGAACCACTCGAGCGCTGGGCCGATACCGAGATGTGA
- the purB gene encoding adenylosuccinate lyase encodes MTDRSALQAVSPLDGRYARYTESLVPYASEQALMRARVEVEVEYLIALSDLDVTPFEIDAGQRAELRTLYEDFDESDAEIVKQLETSGYKDYSATNHDVKAVEYFIREGLPEGLDIANWIHFGLTSEDANNLAHRLLVKPAVENVLVPELRAVRDDLVALAQENKEVPMLARTHGQPATPTTFGKEMAVYAARLGKAIARVERAADALSGKLAGASGTYAAHHAAYPEVDWPAFAAEFVGSLGLEHEPLTTQVNPCDDLQTVFDALRGANNVLLDLDLDMWLYISDRYLGQEAVEGETGSSTMPHKVNPIDFENSEGNLTKANSDLVFLGDYVTKSRLQRDLSDSTVKRNIGASFAHCLIGYDKLQTGLGKVSPNETVMREELDANPEIIGEAVQTILRREGHGDAYERVKALTRGQRASLDDFRAMFDELDVPESVREELRAVTPATYTGVADELVEKLE; translated from the coding sequence ATGACCGACCGCTCCGCACTGCAGGCCGTCTCGCCGCTCGACGGCCGCTACGCCCGCTACACGGAATCGCTCGTCCCCTACGCCAGCGAGCAGGCGCTCATGCGTGCTCGCGTGGAGGTCGAAGTCGAGTACCTGATCGCGCTGAGTGACCTCGACGTGACGCCCTTCGAGATCGACGCCGGCCAGCGTGCCGAGCTTCGCACACTCTACGAAGACTTCGACGAATCGGACGCCGAGATCGTCAAGCAACTCGAAACGTCGGGGTACAAGGACTATTCGGCCACGAATCACGACGTCAAGGCAGTCGAGTACTTCATCCGCGAGGGTCTGCCGGAGGGGCTCGACATCGCGAACTGGATACACTTCGGGCTTACCAGCGAGGACGCCAACAACCTCGCCCACCGACTACTGGTCAAGCCCGCCGTCGAGAACGTCCTCGTCCCCGAACTGCGTGCTGTCCGGGACGATCTGGTCGCGTTGGCCCAGGAAAATAAGGAGGTGCCGATGCTCGCCCGGACCCACGGCCAGCCCGCCACGCCGACGACGTTCGGCAAGGAGATGGCCGTCTACGCCGCCCGTCTCGGCAAAGCCATCGCCCGAGTCGAACGCGCCGCCGACGCCCTCTCCGGAAAGCTCGCCGGGGCCTCCGGGACCTACGCCGCCCATCACGCCGCCTACCCCGAGGTCGACTGGCCCGCCTTCGCCGCGGAGTTCGTCGGCTCGCTCGGCCTGGAGCACGAACCCCTGACGACGCAGGTCAACCCCTGTGACGACCTCCAGACTGTGTTCGACGCCCTGCGTGGGGCGAACAACGTCCTGCTCGATCTGGATCTGGACATGTGGCTCTACATCTCCGATCGCTACCTCGGCCAGGAGGCCGTCGAAGGCGAGACTGGATCGTCGACGATGCCCCACAAAGTCAATCCGATCGACTTCGAGAACAGCGAAGGTAATCTCACGAAGGCTAACTCCGATCTCGTCTTTCTGGGCGACTACGTCACCAAGTCCCGGCTGCAGCGCGACCTCTCAGATTCGACTGTCAAGCGCAACATCGGCGCGAGCTTCGCCCACTGTCTGATCGGCTACGACAAACTTCAGACCGGTCTCGGGAAGGTCTCGCCCAACGAGACGGTCATGCGTGAGGAGCTCGACGCCAATCCCGAGATCATCGGCGAGGCCGTCCAGACCATCCTCCGCCGAGAGGGCCACGGCGACGCCTACGAGCGTGTGAAGGCGCTGACGCGGGGCCAGCGTGCGTCGCTCGACGATTTCAGAGCGATGTTCGACGAACTCGACGTGCCCGAGAGTGTGCGCGAAGAGCTGCGAGCAGTGACGCCTGCGACGTACACTGGCGTGGCGGACGAGCTGGTCGAGAAACTGGAGTGA
- a CDS encoding helix-turn-helix domain-containing protein, producing the protein MGTDSVDRELLDSALDRGYFETPPRVSVRELGEEFDLSEAEVRRRLSRTLATMLKERCEGDPDTGLLEDPATWAV; encoded by the coding sequence ATGGGTACCGACAGCGTCGACCGCGAACTTCTCGACTCGGCACTCGATCGTGGCTACTTCGAGACGCCACCCCGAGTGAGTGTCCGGGAACTTGGCGAGGAGTTCGATCTCTCGGAAGCGGAGGTCCGACGACGCCTCTCGCGAACGCTCGCAACAATGTTGAAAGAACGGTGTGAGGGTGATCCCGACACCGGACTGCTCGAAGACCCGGCGACGTGGGCCGTTTGA
- a CDS encoding MFS transporter, with product MGSETDTRVLTLAFARMADAIGNSFLIIVLPLYIASGEISLAGIAGTEISVPAIAGTDPPGFVLQEETLIGIVLSLFGLLNSFGQPFTGRWSDRTGRRRAFVLGGLVLFGIGSAAYPLTSTYWSVLGARALQGVGAAFTVPATVALINDYAASDAERGGNFGVYNTFRLIGFGFGPIIAGIVVTGGLAAEGVVSYDLLGQAVSGFDAAFGVAVLGAIISFALVLLFIEDPPAAGEAASKDLSIAIRGPDGRGLDSVFVLGIGTFLMATTIALFATLEGPIRARLDETTFMFSVQFAAVTLANVALQVPVGRASDRYGRRPFVVAGFALLIPSVFVQGVVVDPWSMLAARFVQGIAVALVFAPSLALAGDMASERGSGTTLSVLTMAFGLGVAAGPLASGILYNLGSFETPFFFGAALSALAFVLVYSQVEETLGQGATTVE from the coding sequence ATGGGATCCGAGACGGACACGCGCGTCCTGACGCTGGCGTTCGCGCGGATGGCCGACGCCATCGGCAACTCCTTTCTGATCATCGTCCTCCCGCTGTACATCGCAAGCGGCGAGATCTCGCTGGCGGGTATCGCCGGCACCGAGATCTCGGTGCCAGCCATTGCCGGCACCGATCCTCCCGGATTCGTCTTGCAAGAGGAGACGCTGATCGGGATCGTCCTCTCGCTCTTTGGGCTGCTCAACAGCTTCGGCCAGCCGTTCACGGGTCGGTGGTCCGATCGGACCGGCCGACGACGGGCGTTCGTCCTCGGTGGGCTCGTGTTGTTCGGGATCGGCAGCGCGGCCTATCCGCTCACGTCGACGTACTGGTCAGTCCTCGGCGCGCGGGCGCTCCAGGGCGTCGGCGCTGCCTTCACCGTGCCGGCGACGGTCGCACTCATCAACGATTACGCCGCGAGCGACGCCGAACGCGGGGGTAACTTCGGCGTCTACAACACCTTCCGGCTGATCGGCTTCGGCTTCGGGCCGATCATCGCGGGGATCGTCGTCACCGGCGGACTCGCAGCCGAGGGCGTGGTCTCCTACGATCTGCTCGGCCAGGCAGTCTCGGGGTTCGACGCCGCCTTCGGGGTCGCCGTTCTCGGCGCGATCATCAGTTTCGCGCTCGTGCTGCTGTTCATCGAGGATCCGCCCGCCGCCGGAGAGGCCGCGAGCAAGGACCTCTCGATCGCGATTCGCGGCCCGGACGGCCGCGGACTCGACTCGGTGTTCGTCCTCGGGATCGGGACCTTTCTCATGGCGACGACGATCGCGCTCTTTGCGACGCTTGAGGGACCTATCCGCGCCCGACTCGACGAGACGACGTTCATGTTCAGCGTCCAGTTCGCCGCGGTCACGCTCGCGAACGTCGCTCTCCAGGTGCCGGTCGGCCGCGCCAGCGATCGCTACGGCCGCCGCCCGTTCGTCGTCGCCGGCTTCGCGCTGTTGATCCCCTCGGTGTTCGTCCAGGGCGTCGTCGTCGATCCCTGGTCGATGCTCGCGGCTCGATTTGTGCAGGGCATCGCGGTCGCGCTCGTGTTCGCGCCGTCGCTGGCGCTCGCCGGCGACATGGCGAGCGAACGCGGGTCGGGCACGACCCTGTCGGTGCTGACGATGGCGTTCGGGCTCGGCGTCGCCGCGGGACCACTGGCCTCGGGCATCCTCTACAATCTCGGGAGTTTCGAGACCCCGTTCTTCTTCGGGGCCGCGCTGAGCGCGCTCGCGTTCGTGCTCGTCTACTCCCAGGTCGAGGAGA
- a CDS encoding DUF7282 domain-containing protein, translated as MDRQWRRRDVLGSIGSATVGVAVAGTPASADSLSNHRNVEVYDENGTKLPVAGDTGNPILANDVTQTIRIEAFPPDPDDEPLSQQEFQINADEDPVSETTIDTYSVLQEASRLVTDNENYLNIPYREGQIGYLTVTPIGTGEEVIVLRDSGGNRVQNHAGEDIVFDVLRSNLEVALDLGRDSVTPGESLTATVTVVATGEPLLRADIALIDSNGNWIDSALTDESGRATIEIPESARLGEYSLETRPAGYQPTAVSFQVRSPPEFDENLTLYPQSDQAISGTSSAEQGTTYTIEVAGPGFIEDAETEVQADGTFSAAFDLRSLSAGDEVTARIDGLDEVIYTLESPPAATVTMNPQISQNGDIVTVSEAFLPEGGYVVMHDANSGDVIGHTAYFEPGTYGDVDVLLDERLPGGENDVMAMPHLDSDGDEVYDFPDSDGPYVADGEPVTDTAVVSVSRTPASFEVTSFDAPDTVTWGDYVTVTARIENTGNVEATQPVECRIDSGVVTTRTVTLGGGASQAVEFTFQAVDAGRFTLGVYTDDDSQTGQLTVETPQTTTTTTTDTPVRDPPTTPAAPSGSQFSDNGSPEDESGLPWLPLGAGVAVSVAGLVGWLSFTNTDDRPTGNAGEAPPQNGGGSSPSDGGDASPSDPESAPQSTADRPGPDAGQSPTNTSDRGPTEQASNDTRQRGAAVDSEGTRSAEPESPLATGVRDLSNVNRLGRRGPLDVYTAVHADVADPVRVLTVADGVDVDDDLEAGFRDAVHGWRNLSSHPNVVTLQDWGTDPVPWVATEMVADATPFGAYEADPDVLLDVLSDVVEPVNTASLYSATHGNLTDETVLIADTEQGPTGLVDDWGVNRVVERAQDETWLTPYTAPEQLEAGTGGRSTEVFALGALAYEALAGEPPFPETDDETRYLDAVRRGPTPPSERDGSDPALDGPILRALAADPEQRHSSVTAFDAALRNER; from the coding sequence GTGGACCGCCAGTGGAGGAGACGCGACGTACTCGGGAGCATCGGGAGTGCAACGGTCGGTGTTGCGGTCGCAGGGACGCCGGCCAGTGCCGATTCGTTGTCGAACCACAGGAACGTAGAGGTGTACGACGAAAACGGGACGAAACTCCCAGTCGCCGGGGATACCGGAAACCCGATCCTGGCGAACGACGTCACCCAGACGATCAGGATCGAGGCGTTCCCGCCGGATCCGGACGACGAGCCACTGAGCCAACAGGAGTTCCAGATCAACGCCGACGAGGATCCAGTCAGCGAAACGACCATCGACACCTACAGCGTACTCCAGGAGGCGAGCAGATTGGTGACGGACAACGAGAACTACTTGAATATCCCGTATAGAGAAGGCCAGATCGGCTATCTCACTGTAACTCCGATCGGAACGGGAGAAGAAGTGATCGTCCTCCGGGACAGCGGCGGGAATCGCGTGCAGAATCACGCCGGAGAGGACATCGTCTTCGACGTCCTGCGCTCGAATCTGGAGGTGGCTCTCGACCTCGGCCGCGACTCGGTCACGCCCGGCGAGTCGCTGACAGCAACGGTGACCGTGGTGGCGACCGGCGAACCGCTCCTCCGCGCCGACATCGCTCTGATTGATTCAAACGGTAACTGGATCGACAGCGCCCTCACCGACGAGTCCGGGCGGGCGACGATCGAGATACCGGAGAGCGCGCGACTTGGCGAGTACAGTCTGGAGACGCGACCGGCTGGCTACCAGCCGACCGCGGTGAGTTTTCAGGTCCGCTCACCGCCCGAATTCGACGAGAATCTAACTCTCTATCCACAGAGCGACCAGGCGATCTCCGGGACATCCTCGGCTGAGCAAGGGACGACATATACAATCGAAGTGGCTGGCCCCGGGTTCATAGAAGACGCAGAGACCGAAGTACAGGCCGACGGCACCTTCTCGGCTGCGTTCGACCTGCGTTCGCTGAGTGCTGGTGACGAAGTGACTGCGAGAATCGATGGCCTCGACGAAGTCATCTATACGCTGGAGTCACCGCCGGCGGCGACGGTCACGATGAATCCGCAGATCAGCCAGAACGGGGACATCGTCACCGTCAGCGAGGCCTTCCTGCCCGAGGGCGGTTACGTGGTCATGCACGACGCGAACTCCGGCGACGTCATCGGCCACACGGCCTACTTCGAACCCGGAACCTACGGAGACGTCGACGTCCTCCTCGACGAGCGCCTCCCTGGCGGTGAAAACGACGTCATGGCGATGCCACACCTGGACAGCGACGGTGACGAGGTCTACGACTTCCCGGATTCCGACGGCCCGTACGTGGCCGATGGTGAACCAGTGACCGATACTGCGGTCGTGTCCGTCAGTCGGACGCCGGCTAGCTTCGAGGTCACGAGCTTCGACGCGCCGGACACTGTCACATGGGGTGACTACGTAACCGTCACGGCGAGAATCGAGAACACTGGCAACGTGGAAGCGACCCAGCCGGTCGAATGCCGGATCGACAGTGGAGTGGTCACCACGCGGACCGTCACGCTCGGCGGTGGCGCGAGCCAGGCGGTCGAGTTTACTTTCCAGGCCGTCGACGCTGGCAGGTTCACGCTCGGCGTGTACACCGACGACGACAGCCAGACCGGCCAGCTGACCGTCGAAACCCCGCAGACCACGACGACTACGACGACCGATACACCGGTCAGGGACCCACCGACGACCCCAGCGGCCCCTTCTGGTTCCCAATTCAGCGACAACGGGAGTCCCGAAGACGAGTCCGGACTTCCGTGGCTACCACTCGGGGCCGGCGTGGCCGTCAGTGTTGCTGGCTTGGTCGGCTGGCTCAGTTTCACCAACACGGACGACAGACCCACCGGCAACGCAGGTGAGGCCCCCCCGCAAAACGGTGGGGGATCTTCCCCATCGGACGGAGGTGATGCTTCTCCGTCGGACCCGGAGAGTGCTCCGCAGTCGACTGCAGACAGACCGGGACCGGACGCGGGTCAATCGCCGACGAACACCTCGGATCGAGGGCCGACCGAACAGGCCTCGAACGACACCCGGCAACGAGGGGCCGCAGTCGACTCGGAGGGTACCAGATCGGCCGAACCAGAGTCACCACTCGCGACCGGTGTTCGAGACCTCTCGAACGTGAATCGATTGGGTCGGCGCGGCCCGCTCGACGTGTACACGGCAGTCCACGCGGACGTGGCTGACCCCGTTCGGGTGCTGACGGTTGCAGACGGAGTGGACGTCGACGACGATCTCGAAGCAGGATTCCGTGACGCAGTCCACGGCTGGCGCAACCTGAGTTCGCACCCGAACGTCGTAACGCTGCAGGACTGGGGGACCGACCCGGTCCCGTGGGTGGCGACGGAGATGGTAGCAGACGCGACCCCCTTCGGTGCGTACGAGGCCGACCCCGACGTTCTCCTAGACGTGCTCTCGGACGTCGTCGAGCCAGTCAACACCGCAAGTCTCTACAGTGCGACCCACGGCAACCTCACCGACGAAACCGTCCTGATCGCCGACACCGAACAGGGTCCGACGGGGCTGGTCGACGACTGGGGTGTGAACCGAGTAGTCGAACGTGCGCAGGACGAGACGTGGCTGACGCCGTACACCGCGCCGGAGCAACTCGAAGCCGGCACTGGCGGTCGGTCGACGGAGGTGTTCGCGCTCGGTGCGCTGGCATACGAGGCCCTGGCTGGTGAGCCACCGTTCCCGGAAACCGACGACGAGACGCGGTATCTCGACGCGGTGCGGCGAGGGCCGACTCCACCGAGCGAACGGGACGGGAGCGATCCGGCCCTCGACGGGCCGATCCTGCGGGCGCTGGCCGCCGACCCCGAGCAGCGCCACTCGTCGGTCACCGCGTTCGACGCCGCGCTTCGGAACGAACGGTAG